From Drosophila virilis strain 15010-1051.87 chromosome X, Dvir_AGI_RSII-ME, whole genome shotgun sequence, the proteins below share one genomic window:
- the Pfrx gene encoding 6-phosphofructo-2-kinase/fructose-2,6-bisphosphatase 1 isoform X1, with protein MAQCCETTTTTATMSSRFGSTARQSTLASALLSAPATTTTAAATATTTTTTSQQQQLQCNNNNNNSSNNSKHFNYIAASSAPTDEDNPPELSPTTTTAAATATAAATAAAATAAITTTVAAKLLPTLYQKLTPAKQAAQSLAKDNNNSNSISIASDSASVSKSISNSSLTCSCCCRADNLRISGDLLQQQQQQQQQLEQQHAAVAAASVVLAKQVVRSVTATSIMDMPYNTSPSLRVRTTSLNQLKKTADLAIENELHVCPSIMSDELRKLLPPTSETVMTKPFPIRGERTIADCTTPHVIAMVGLPARGKTFISKKLARYLNWIGIATRVFNLGEYRRHATTAYKSHEFFRADNEEAMAIRNRCANQALHDSCEWLLSGLGSIAVFDATNSTHDRRQLIYDIVVKQHGFRLFFVESICDDPQIIEQNILEVKVSSPDYINMNTELVVRDFLQRIEHYEERYQPIDEVTESHLSFMKVYNAGKKVVVYNNEGHVESRIVYYLMNIHITPRTIYLTRHGESEHNLSGLIGGDSNLSARGHQYARALSSFIAQQQIDGLRVWTSWMKRAIQTVADVKAPQERWKALNEIDAGHCEEMTYEQIKERFPEEFKARDVNKFAYRYPRGESYEDLVARLEPVIMELERQGNVLVVSHQAVLRCLFAYFLDKSADELPYLYVPLHTVIKLTPVAYGCKVEHIKLPIDAVDTHRPKPKIPGDVSQPGMDGLSGELVAPDGVGKVLIVGDDVATATAASSSSSNSNSNSNGNGGARLDTQ; from the coding sequence CAGCGcctgcgacaacaacaacagcagcagcaacagcaacaacaacaacaacaacatctcagcagcagcaactgcagtgcaacaacaacaacaacaacagcagcaacaattcaaaacatttcaattacaTTGCAGCTAGTTCGGCTCCAACCGATGAGGACAACCCACCCGAGCTAtctcccacaacaacaacagcagcagcaacagcaacagcagcagcaacagcagcagcagcaacagcagcaataacaacaacagttgctgccaAATTGTTGCCGACGCTTTATCAAAAATTGACGCCTGCCAAACAAGCCGCCCAATCCTTggccaaagacaacaacaattccaaTTCCATATCCATTGCATCCGATTCAGCATCTGTTTCCAAATCCATATCCAATTCCAGTTTAacgtgcagctgttgctgtcgtgCTGATAATTTGCGAATCTCTGGCGatttgctgcaacaacaacaacaacaacaacaacaactggagcAGCAACACGCCGCAGTTGCCGCCGCATCCGTTGTATTGGCCAAACAGGTGGTACGTTCCGTGACCGCCACCAGCATCATGGATATGCCCTATAACACCTCGCCGTCGCTACGCGTGCGGACCACCTCGCTCAATCAGCTAAAGAAGACAGCCGATCTGGCCATAGAGAATGAGCTGCACGTCTGTCCATCAATAATGTCCGATGAGCTGCGCAAACTGTTGCCGCCCACATCGGAAACGGTGATGACCAAACCATTTCCGATACGGGGCGAACGCACCATAGCCGATTGCACAACACCGCATGTGATTGCCATGGTGGGTCTGCCTGCGAGGGGTAAGACGTTTATATCAAAGAAGCTGGCACGTTATCTCAATTGGATTGGGATTGCGACGCGTGTCTTCAATTTGGGTGAATATCGTCGGCATGCAACAACCGCATATAAATCGCACGAATTCTTTCGTGCCGACAACGAGGAGGCAATGGCCATACGTAATCGTTGCGCCAATCAGGCCCTACACGATTCCTGTGAATGGCTATTGAGCGGCCTGGGCAGCATTGCCGTATTCGATGCCACAAATTCGACGCACGATCGTCGCCAATTGATCTATGATATTGTTGTTAAACAGCACGGTTTTCGTTTGTTCTTTGTGGAATCGATATGCGATGATCCGCAAATAATTGAACAGAATATACTGGAGGTTAAGGTTAGCTCACCGGACTATATCAATATGAATACAGAGCTGGTTGTTCGCGATTTCTTGCAACGCATCGAACACTACGAGGAACGGTATCAGCCGATCGATGAGGTCACCGAATCCCATCTGAGCTTCATGAAGGTCTACAATGCTGGCAAAAAGGTGGTTGTCTATAATAATGAGGGTCATGTCGAATCGCGCATCGTATACTATTtaatgaatatacatataacgcCGCGCACCATTTATCTGACACGTCACGGCGAATCGGAGCACAATTTGAGCGGCCTTATTGGCGGCGATTCCAATTTGAGTGCACGTGGACATCAGTATGCACGGGCCTTGTCCTCGTTTATAGCACAGCAGCAGATTGATGGCTTGCGCGTATGGACATCGTGGATGAAGCGTGCAATACAAACGGTGGCGGATGTTAAGGCGCCGCAGGAACGCTGGAAGGCGCTTAACGAAATCGATGCCGGACACTGTGAGGAGATGACCTATGAACAGATCAAGGAACGTTTTCCCGAGGAGTTTAAGGCGCGCGATGTTAACAAGTTTGCGTATCGTTATCCGCGCGGCGAGAGCTATGAGGATCTGGTGGCACGACTCGAGCCTGTCATTATGGAGCTTGAACGGCAGGGCAATGTGCTGGTCGTTTCACATCAGGCCGTATTGCGTTGCCTGTTCGCCTATTTTCTGGACAAGTCCGCCGATGAGCTGCCGTATCTGTATGTGCCGCTGCATACGGTTATTAAATTGACGCCCGTCGCCTATGGCTGTAAGGTGGAGCACATTAAGCTGCCCATCGATGCGGTCGATACGCATCGACCGAAACCAAAGATACCCGGCGATGTTAGCCAACCGGGCATGGATGGTCTCAGCGGTGAGTTGGTTGCGCCCGATGGCGTCGGCAAGGTGCTCATTGTGGGCGATGAtgtggcaacggcaacggcagcctcctcctcctcctccaacagcaacagcaacagcaacggcaacggcggcgCTCGTCTTGACACCCAATGA
- the Pfrx gene encoding 6-phosphofructo-2-kinase/fructose-2,6-bisphosphatase 1 isoform X2 — translation MAQCCETTTTTATMSSRFGSTARQSTLASALLSPATTTTAAATATTTTTTSQQQQLQCNNNNNNSSNNSKHFNYIAASSAPTDEDNPPELSPTTTTAAATATAAATAAAATAAITTTVAAKLLPTLYQKLTPAKQAAQSLAKDNNNSNSISIASDSASVSKSISNSSLTCSCCCRADNLRISGDLLQQQQQQQQQLEQQHAAVAAASVVLAKQVVRSVTATSIMDMPYNTSPSLRVRTTSLNQLKKTADLAIENELHVCPSIMSDELRKLLPPTSETVMTKPFPIRGERTIADCTTPHVIAMVGLPARGKTFISKKLARYLNWIGIATRVFNLGEYRRHATTAYKSHEFFRADNEEAMAIRNRCANQALHDSCEWLLSGLGSIAVFDATNSTHDRRQLIYDIVVKQHGFRLFFVESICDDPQIIEQNILEVKVSSPDYINMNTELVVRDFLQRIEHYEERYQPIDEVTESHLSFMKVYNAGKKVVVYNNEGHVESRIVYYLMNIHITPRTIYLTRHGESEHNLSGLIGGDSNLSARGHQYARALSSFIAQQQIDGLRVWTSWMKRAIQTVADVKAPQERWKALNEIDAGHCEEMTYEQIKERFPEEFKARDVNKFAYRYPRGESYEDLVARLEPVIMELERQGNVLVVSHQAVLRCLFAYFLDKSADELPYLYVPLHTVIKLTPVAYGCKVEHIKLPIDAVDTHRPKPKIPGDVSQPGMDGLSGELVAPDGVGKVLIVGDDVATATAASSSSSNSNSNSNGNGGARLDTQ, via the coding sequence CGcctgcgacaacaacaacagcagcagcaacagcaacaacaacaacaacaacatctcagcagcagcaactgcagtgcaacaacaacaacaacaacagcagcaacaattcaaaacatttcaattacaTTGCAGCTAGTTCGGCTCCAACCGATGAGGACAACCCACCCGAGCTAtctcccacaacaacaacagcagcagcaacagcaacagcagcagcaacagcagcagcagcaacagcagcaataacaacaacagttgctgccaAATTGTTGCCGACGCTTTATCAAAAATTGACGCCTGCCAAACAAGCCGCCCAATCCTTggccaaagacaacaacaattccaaTTCCATATCCATTGCATCCGATTCAGCATCTGTTTCCAAATCCATATCCAATTCCAGTTTAacgtgcagctgttgctgtcgtgCTGATAATTTGCGAATCTCTGGCGatttgctgcaacaacaacaacaacaacaacaacaactggagcAGCAACACGCCGCAGTTGCCGCCGCATCCGTTGTATTGGCCAAACAGGTGGTACGTTCCGTGACCGCCACCAGCATCATGGATATGCCCTATAACACCTCGCCGTCGCTACGCGTGCGGACCACCTCGCTCAATCAGCTAAAGAAGACAGCCGATCTGGCCATAGAGAATGAGCTGCACGTCTGTCCATCAATAATGTCCGATGAGCTGCGCAAACTGTTGCCGCCCACATCGGAAACGGTGATGACCAAACCATTTCCGATACGGGGCGAACGCACCATAGCCGATTGCACAACACCGCATGTGATTGCCATGGTGGGTCTGCCTGCGAGGGGTAAGACGTTTATATCAAAGAAGCTGGCACGTTATCTCAATTGGATTGGGATTGCGACGCGTGTCTTCAATTTGGGTGAATATCGTCGGCATGCAACAACCGCATATAAATCGCACGAATTCTTTCGTGCCGACAACGAGGAGGCAATGGCCATACGTAATCGTTGCGCCAATCAGGCCCTACACGATTCCTGTGAATGGCTATTGAGCGGCCTGGGCAGCATTGCCGTATTCGATGCCACAAATTCGACGCACGATCGTCGCCAATTGATCTATGATATTGTTGTTAAACAGCACGGTTTTCGTTTGTTCTTTGTGGAATCGATATGCGATGATCCGCAAATAATTGAACAGAATATACTGGAGGTTAAGGTTAGCTCACCGGACTATATCAATATGAATACAGAGCTGGTTGTTCGCGATTTCTTGCAACGCATCGAACACTACGAGGAACGGTATCAGCCGATCGATGAGGTCACCGAATCCCATCTGAGCTTCATGAAGGTCTACAATGCTGGCAAAAAGGTGGTTGTCTATAATAATGAGGGTCATGTCGAATCGCGCATCGTATACTATTtaatgaatatacatataacgcCGCGCACCATTTATCTGACACGTCACGGCGAATCGGAGCACAATTTGAGCGGCCTTATTGGCGGCGATTCCAATTTGAGTGCACGTGGACATCAGTATGCACGGGCCTTGTCCTCGTTTATAGCACAGCAGCAGATTGATGGCTTGCGCGTATGGACATCGTGGATGAAGCGTGCAATACAAACGGTGGCGGATGTTAAGGCGCCGCAGGAACGCTGGAAGGCGCTTAACGAAATCGATGCCGGACACTGTGAGGAGATGACCTATGAACAGATCAAGGAACGTTTTCCCGAGGAGTTTAAGGCGCGCGATGTTAACAAGTTTGCGTATCGTTATCCGCGCGGCGAGAGCTATGAGGATCTGGTGGCACGACTCGAGCCTGTCATTATGGAGCTTGAACGGCAGGGCAATGTGCTGGTCGTTTCACATCAGGCCGTATTGCGTTGCCTGTTCGCCTATTTTCTGGACAAGTCCGCCGATGAGCTGCCGTATCTGTATGTGCCGCTGCATACGGTTATTAAATTGACGCCCGTCGCCTATGGCTGTAAGGTGGAGCACATTAAGCTGCCCATCGATGCGGTCGATACGCATCGACCGAAACCAAAGATACCCGGCGATGTTAGCCAACCGGGCATGGATGGTCTCAGCGGTGAGTTGGTTGCGCCCGATGGCGTCGGCAAGGTGCTCATTGTGGGCGATGAtgtggcaacggcaacggcagcctcctcctcctcctccaacagcaacagcaacagcaacggcaacggcggcgCTCGTCTTGACACCCAATGA
- the Pfrx gene encoding 6-phosphofructo-2-kinase/fructose-2,6-bisphosphatase 1 isoform X3 — protein MAQCCETTTTTATMSSRFGSTARQSTLASALLSSSAPTDEDNPPELSPTTTTAAATATAAATAAAATAAITTTVAAKLLPTLYQKLTPAKQAAQSLAKDNNNSNSISIASDSASVSKSISNSSLTCSCCCRADNLRISGDLLQQQQQQQQQLEQQHAAVAAASVVLAKQVVRSVTATSIMDMPYNTSPSLRVRTTSLNQLKKTADLAIENELHVCPSIMSDELRKLLPPTSETVMTKPFPIRGERTIADCTTPHVIAMVGLPARGKTFISKKLARYLNWIGIATRVFNLGEYRRHATTAYKSHEFFRADNEEAMAIRNRCANQALHDSCEWLLSGLGSIAVFDATNSTHDRRQLIYDIVVKQHGFRLFFVESICDDPQIIEQNILEVKVSSPDYINMNTELVVRDFLQRIEHYEERYQPIDEVTESHLSFMKVYNAGKKVVVYNNEGHVESRIVYYLMNIHITPRTIYLTRHGESEHNLSGLIGGDSNLSARGHQYARALSSFIAQQQIDGLRVWTSWMKRAIQTVADVKAPQERWKALNEIDAGHCEEMTYEQIKERFPEEFKARDVNKFAYRYPRGESYEDLVARLEPVIMELERQGNVLVVSHQAVLRCLFAYFLDKSADELPYLYVPLHTVIKLTPVAYGCKVEHIKLPIDAVDTHRPKPKIPGDVSQPGMDGLSGELVAPDGVGKVLIVGDDVATATAASSSSSNSNSNSNGNGGARLDTQ, from the coding sequence CTAGTTCGGCTCCAACCGATGAGGACAACCCACCCGAGCTAtctcccacaacaacaacagcagcagcaacagcaacagcagcagcaacagcagcagcagcaacagcagcaataacaacaacagttgctgccaAATTGTTGCCGACGCTTTATCAAAAATTGACGCCTGCCAAACAAGCCGCCCAATCCTTggccaaagacaacaacaattccaaTTCCATATCCATTGCATCCGATTCAGCATCTGTTTCCAAATCCATATCCAATTCCAGTTTAacgtgcagctgttgctgtcgtgCTGATAATTTGCGAATCTCTGGCGatttgctgcaacaacaacaacaacaacaacaacaactggagcAGCAACACGCCGCAGTTGCCGCCGCATCCGTTGTATTGGCCAAACAGGTGGTACGTTCCGTGACCGCCACCAGCATCATGGATATGCCCTATAACACCTCGCCGTCGCTACGCGTGCGGACCACCTCGCTCAATCAGCTAAAGAAGACAGCCGATCTGGCCATAGAGAATGAGCTGCACGTCTGTCCATCAATAATGTCCGATGAGCTGCGCAAACTGTTGCCGCCCACATCGGAAACGGTGATGACCAAACCATTTCCGATACGGGGCGAACGCACCATAGCCGATTGCACAACACCGCATGTGATTGCCATGGTGGGTCTGCCTGCGAGGGGTAAGACGTTTATATCAAAGAAGCTGGCACGTTATCTCAATTGGATTGGGATTGCGACGCGTGTCTTCAATTTGGGTGAATATCGTCGGCATGCAACAACCGCATATAAATCGCACGAATTCTTTCGTGCCGACAACGAGGAGGCAATGGCCATACGTAATCGTTGCGCCAATCAGGCCCTACACGATTCCTGTGAATGGCTATTGAGCGGCCTGGGCAGCATTGCCGTATTCGATGCCACAAATTCGACGCACGATCGTCGCCAATTGATCTATGATATTGTTGTTAAACAGCACGGTTTTCGTTTGTTCTTTGTGGAATCGATATGCGATGATCCGCAAATAATTGAACAGAATATACTGGAGGTTAAGGTTAGCTCACCGGACTATATCAATATGAATACAGAGCTGGTTGTTCGCGATTTCTTGCAACGCATCGAACACTACGAGGAACGGTATCAGCCGATCGATGAGGTCACCGAATCCCATCTGAGCTTCATGAAGGTCTACAATGCTGGCAAAAAGGTGGTTGTCTATAATAATGAGGGTCATGTCGAATCGCGCATCGTATACTATTtaatgaatatacatataacgcCGCGCACCATTTATCTGACACGTCACGGCGAATCGGAGCACAATTTGAGCGGCCTTATTGGCGGCGATTCCAATTTGAGTGCACGTGGACATCAGTATGCACGGGCCTTGTCCTCGTTTATAGCACAGCAGCAGATTGATGGCTTGCGCGTATGGACATCGTGGATGAAGCGTGCAATACAAACGGTGGCGGATGTTAAGGCGCCGCAGGAACGCTGGAAGGCGCTTAACGAAATCGATGCCGGACACTGTGAGGAGATGACCTATGAACAGATCAAGGAACGTTTTCCCGAGGAGTTTAAGGCGCGCGATGTTAACAAGTTTGCGTATCGTTATCCGCGCGGCGAGAGCTATGAGGATCTGGTGGCACGACTCGAGCCTGTCATTATGGAGCTTGAACGGCAGGGCAATGTGCTGGTCGTTTCACATCAGGCCGTATTGCGTTGCCTGTTCGCCTATTTTCTGGACAAGTCCGCCGATGAGCTGCCGTATCTGTATGTGCCGCTGCATACGGTTATTAAATTGACGCCCGTCGCCTATGGCTGTAAGGTGGAGCACATTAAGCTGCCCATCGATGCGGTCGATACGCATCGACCGAAACCAAAGATACCCGGCGATGTTAGCCAACCGGGCATGGATGGTCTCAGCGGTGAGTTGGTTGCGCCCGATGGCGTCGGCAAGGTGCTCATTGTGGGCGATGAtgtggcaacggcaacggcagcctcctcctcctcctccaacagcaacagcaacagcaacggcaacggcggcgCTCGTCTTGACACCCAATGA
- the Pfrx gene encoding 6-phosphofructo-2-kinase/fructose-2,6-bisphosphatase 1 isoform X4 → MDMPYNTSPSLRVRTTSLNQLKKTADLAIENELHVCPSIMSDELRKLLPPTSETVMTKPFPIRGERTIADCTTPHVIAMVGLPARGKTFISKKLARYLNWIGIATRVFNLGEYRRHATTAYKSHEFFRADNEEAMAIRNRCANQALHDSCEWLLSGLGSIAVFDATNSTHDRRQLIYDIVVKQHGFRLFFVESICDDPQIIEQNILEVKVSSPDYINMNTELVVRDFLQRIEHYEERYQPIDEVTESHLSFMKVYNAGKKVVVYNNEGHVESRIVYYLMNIHITPRTIYLTRHGESEHNLSGLIGGDSNLSARGHQYARALSSFIAQQQIDGLRVWTSWMKRAIQTVADVKAPQERWKALNEIDAGHCEEMTYEQIKERFPEEFKARDVNKFAYRYPRGESYEDLVARLEPVIMELERQGNVLVVSHQAVLRCLFAYFLDKSADELPYLYVPLHTVIKLTPVAYGCKVEHIKLPIDAVDTHRPKPKIPGDVSQPGMDGLSGELVAPDGVGKVLIVGDDVATATAASSSSSNSNSNSNGNGGARLDTQ, encoded by the coding sequence ATGGATATGCCCTATAACACCTCGCCGTCGCTACGCGTGCGGACCACCTCGCTCAATCAGCTAAAGAAGACAGCCGATCTGGCCATAGAGAATGAGCTGCACGTCTGTCCATCAATAATGTCCGATGAGCTGCGCAAACTGTTGCCGCCCACATCGGAAACGGTGATGACCAAACCATTTCCGATACGGGGCGAACGCACCATAGCCGATTGCACAACACCGCATGTGATTGCCATGGTGGGTCTGCCTGCGAGGGGTAAGACGTTTATATCAAAGAAGCTGGCACGTTATCTCAATTGGATTGGGATTGCGACGCGTGTCTTCAATTTGGGTGAATATCGTCGGCATGCAACAACCGCATATAAATCGCACGAATTCTTTCGTGCCGACAACGAGGAGGCAATGGCCATACGTAATCGTTGCGCCAATCAGGCCCTACACGATTCCTGTGAATGGCTATTGAGCGGCCTGGGCAGCATTGCCGTATTCGATGCCACAAATTCGACGCACGATCGTCGCCAATTGATCTATGATATTGTTGTTAAACAGCACGGTTTTCGTTTGTTCTTTGTGGAATCGATATGCGATGATCCGCAAATAATTGAACAGAATATACTGGAGGTTAAGGTTAGCTCACCGGACTATATCAATATGAATACAGAGCTGGTTGTTCGCGATTTCTTGCAACGCATCGAACACTACGAGGAACGGTATCAGCCGATCGATGAGGTCACCGAATCCCATCTGAGCTTCATGAAGGTCTACAATGCTGGCAAAAAGGTGGTTGTCTATAATAATGAGGGTCATGTCGAATCGCGCATCGTATACTATTtaatgaatatacatataacgcCGCGCACCATTTATCTGACACGTCACGGCGAATCGGAGCACAATTTGAGCGGCCTTATTGGCGGCGATTCCAATTTGAGTGCACGTGGACATCAGTATGCACGGGCCTTGTCCTCGTTTATAGCACAGCAGCAGATTGATGGCTTGCGCGTATGGACATCGTGGATGAAGCGTGCAATACAAACGGTGGCGGATGTTAAGGCGCCGCAGGAACGCTGGAAGGCGCTTAACGAAATCGATGCCGGACACTGTGAGGAGATGACCTATGAACAGATCAAGGAACGTTTTCCCGAGGAGTTTAAGGCGCGCGATGTTAACAAGTTTGCGTATCGTTATCCGCGCGGCGAGAGCTATGAGGATCTGGTGGCACGACTCGAGCCTGTCATTATGGAGCTTGAACGGCAGGGCAATGTGCTGGTCGTTTCACATCAGGCCGTATTGCGTTGCCTGTTCGCCTATTTTCTGGACAAGTCCGCCGATGAGCTGCCGTATCTGTATGTGCCGCTGCATACGGTTATTAAATTGACGCCCGTCGCCTATGGCTGTAAGGTGGAGCACATTAAGCTGCCCATCGATGCGGTCGATACGCATCGACCGAAACCAAAGATACCCGGCGATGTTAGCCAACCGGGCATGGATGGTCTCAGCGGTGAGTTGGTTGCGCCCGATGGCGTCGGCAAGGTGCTCATTGTGGGCGATGAtgtggcaacggcaacggcagcctcctcctcctcctccaacagcaacagcaacagcaacggcaacggcggcgCTCGTCTTGACACCCAATGA